In Legionella sp. PATHC035, a genomic segment contains:
- a CDS encoding DUF1328 family protein gives MLYWALIFFIIAIIAAAFGFGGIAVAAAGIAKILFFLFLVIFVVFLVMGLLARRPPPPPL, from the coding sequence ATGTTATATTGGGCCCTCATATTTTTTATTATTGCAATCATTGCAGCAGCATTCGGATTTGGTGGAATTGCAGTAGCAGCTGCAGGAATTGCAAAAATTTTATTCTTCTTATTTCTTGTTATCTTTGTCGTATTTCTTGTAATGGGGCTACTTGCTCGACGTCCCCCACCTCCCCCACTATGA